Genomic segment of Candidatus Jordarchaeales archaeon:
CGGCTTCTAAAGTGGCAGACCTCAACGTTGAAGGATGCTTTAAGGTGCAAGAGCCGGAAAGATACATACCAATAATTGCAGCCGCTCACGAGCTAATGAGGAAAGCAGCACTGCTTGCTGATGAGGCCAGAGAGCTCGAAAAGTCGGGTGACACCGTCTTCAGAATGCCGCACAAGAAATCGGGCGAGTTGGTCTCCAAGAGAAAGCTTCTAGAGAAACCAGCATAAAAAGCCTCTCCCTACCTTTTCCCTCCACAGTTAGTTTTCTAAGTTTACCTGCACGAGATGAATGAGAAAGGTGAGGGCTGTTGCTTTCGAAAATCCCTATCAAGTTAGATAAGGTTAACAAAGAAAATACTAACCGGGAAGTGTTGCGCGTCGCCATGATCGCTGAGTTGGATGCAATCAACCTATACGAGCAACTCGCAGCGATGACAGAAGATGTAAACCTGAGGAAGCTTCTTCTAGACGTGGCTAAGGAAGAGAAGACGCATTTTGGTGAATTCCAAGCTTTGCTTTTGAGGCTCGATGGCGAGCAGGTTAAGGAGCTTGAGGAAGGACGCAAAGAAGTTGATGAGCTCATCGGGAAGAAGTCTTAGGGCATCTCACTTAGCGCCACCTCTAAGATCTCTTCAACCCCTCTCTTAAGGATGCTGATGTGTA
This window contains:
- a CDS encoding ferritin family protein, encoding MLSKIPIKLDKVNKENTNREVLRVAMIAELDAINLYEQLAAMTEDVNLRKLLLDVAKEEKTHFGEFQALLLRLDGEQVKELEEGRKEVDELIGKKS